Proteins co-encoded in one Ralstonia sp. RRA genomic window:
- a CDS encoding Fe2+-dependent dioxygenase, whose translation MLLKIPAVLTKDQVAHYRAIIDAAEWVDGKVTAGAQSGQVKHNMQLPEGSPAAREVGTFIQDALAANTLFFSAALPLKVFPPLFNRYAGGQTFGNHVDNAVRHLRGTDFRIRSDLSCTLFLAEPEDYDGGELVIDDTFGEHRVKLAAGDMVLYPSSSLHRVTPVARGARVCSFFWLQSMVRSDAHRTLLFQMDMELQRLMGLLGQDDTSVIALTGTYHNLLREWADA comes from the coding sequence ATGCTGTTGAAGATTCCCGCCGTCCTCACCAAGGATCAGGTTGCGCACTACCGCGCCATCATCGACGCAGCGGAATGGGTGGACGGCAAGGTCACCGCCGGCGCGCAGTCGGGCCAGGTGAAGCACAACATGCAGCTGCCCGAAGGCTCGCCCGCTGCGCGTGAGGTCGGCACCTTCATCCAGGATGCGCTGGCGGCCAACACGCTGTTCTTCTCGGCCGCGCTGCCCCTCAAGGTGTTCCCGCCGCTGTTCAATCGCTATGCCGGCGGACAGACCTTCGGCAACCACGTCGACAACGCTGTGCGCCATCTGCGCGGTACCGACTTCCGCATCCGCAGCGACCTCTCCTGCACGCTGTTCCTGGCTGAGCCCGAAGACTACGACGGCGGCGAACTCGTCATCGACGACACCTTTGGCGAGCATCGCGTCAAGCTCGCAGCGGGTGACATGGTGCTCTACCCGAGCAGCAGCCTGCACCGTGTCACGCCGGTCGCGCGCGGCGCACGGGTGTGTTCGTTCTTCTGGCTGCAGAGCATGGTGCGCAGTGATGCGCATCGCACGCTGCTGTTCCAGATGGATATGGAACTGCAGCGACTGATGGGGCTTTTAGGGCAGGACGACACGTCCGTCATTGCGCTAACGGGGACGTATCACAACCTGTTGCGGGAGTGGGCCGACGCCTAG
- a CDS encoding tetratricopeptide repeat protein produces the protein MAALAQTTAADAAVVDAIHAVLTGPADRAADWLAGAARRGHTEAQTILGQWLLDGHGVERNHTEALFWFKTAAVSGHAMAANMLGRCYEHGWGAPACDKTAAHWYARAADAGLDWGQYNYATSLQLGRGVPQDRAQAFALFQAAAAQGHAKSINVVGGFYEDGWEVEADLGMALTCYLRAAEGGDFRGQFNAARLFALTDRADEALTWMRAVPRSATPAFLAKAHDFLAGHPDARLRTLASTLETESPCC, from the coding sequence ATGGCAGCACTTGCCCAAACCACCGCAGCCGATGCTGCGGTGGTGGATGCCATCCACGCCGTGCTGACCGGCCCGGCCGATCGCGCGGCGGATTGGCTTGCCGGCGCCGCTCGTCGTGGTCATACCGAAGCGCAGACCATCCTTGGCCAATGGCTGCTCGATGGTCACGGTGTCGAACGCAATCACACCGAAGCCCTCTTCTGGTTCAAGACCGCCGCGGTGTCCGGCCACGCCATGGCCGCCAACATGCTCGGCCGCTGCTACGAGCACGGCTGGGGCGCCCCCGCCTGCGACAAGACCGCCGCGCACTGGTACGCCCGGGCGGCGGATGCCGGCCTCGACTGGGGCCAGTACAACTACGCCACCAGCCTGCAGCTCGGGCGCGGCGTGCCGCAGGACCGTGCGCAAGCTTTCGCCCTCTTCCAGGCCGCCGCTGCGCAAGGCCACGCCAAGTCGATTAACGTCGTCGGCGGCTTCTATGAAGACGGCTGGGAAGTCGAGGCTGACCTGGGGATGGCTCTGACCTGCTACCTGCGTGCGGCTGAGGGTGGTGACTTCCGTGGCCAGTTCAACGCGGCACGACTCTTCGCGCTCACCGACCGCGCCGACGAAGCCCTCACGTGGATGCGAGCCGTACCGCGCAGCGCGACACCCGCCTTCCTCGCCAAGGCGCATGACTTTCTGGCCGGCCACCCCGATGCGCGCCTGCGCACGTTGGCCAGCACACTCGAAACCGAATCGCCATGCTGTTGA
- a CDS encoding TonB-dependent siderophore receptor: MQAAQTERKRAEHSVVGYLTGAMSFAVAATPAVAETKKDSVTATLPTHTVTGSSGFKTDEASSGKFTAPLLDTPKSVTVIPAEVLQDTGSVTLTEALRTVPGIAFGAGEGGNPVGDRSFIRGYDAQASTFLDGLRDIGAQSREMFNVESVEVIKGPSGAYEGRGSAGGAINIVSKAPKLEHFTEGTVSVGNAAYKRATADGNYQIGEHAAFRLNAMYHDAGTPGRDVTSFSRWGIAPSIAFGLGTPTRATLSYYHLQSNDTPDTGIPYNNGTFNRRTDGRPQLFAPGDGSPVGVGRNTYYGLGRDFRRDRVDMGTFSLEHDVSSALKLRNTTRIARTSQDYVWTQPDDSQGNIYYGMVWRRANTRYSVANTVANQTEATGKFETGGFKHSYAAGLEFSREHSSNDTYNVPTGSNRCPNGIGAAGGYNCTSLFNPNPNDPWTGNITLANNPAETTVRTQSAYVFDTIELSPRWQINGGLRFDRYSASATTSADAKGVRSSFSRDDNLLNYQLGLVFKPAQNGSIYVAYGTSSTPSGSVAGQGADGSALTPDRSGNRGDVLAPEKNRAYELGTKWNVLDNKLALTAAIFRIETTNARIVLQDGTAAMAGNKRVDGFELGWSGALTNKWQVFGGYTYLKSELRNNGGSGSAFGATNGTEFPNTPKSSLSLWTTYQPMPKFTLGGGAYYVSKVWGSANPANPKWVPAYWRFDAMASYRIDKHMNLQLNVQNLFDKKYYNQAYASHYASLAPGRAAILTLGIRY; encoded by the coding sequence ATGCAAGCAGCACAGACGGAACGCAAGCGCGCCGAACATTCGGTGGTGGGATACCTGACAGGGGCCATGAGCTTTGCCGTGGCGGCCACACCGGCCGTGGCGGAAACCAAGAAGGATTCGGTAACGGCCACCCTGCCGACCCACACGGTCACCGGCAGCAGTGGCTTCAAGACCGACGAAGCCTCGAGTGGCAAATTCACCGCGCCGCTGCTCGACACGCCCAAGTCCGTCACGGTGATCCCGGCGGAAGTGCTGCAGGACACCGGCTCCGTCACGCTTACCGAAGCGCTGCGCACGGTGCCCGGCATTGCATTTGGTGCGGGCGAAGGCGGTAACCCGGTGGGCGATCGCTCGTTCATCCGCGGCTACGACGCACAGGCCAGCACCTTCCTCGACGGGCTGCGCGACATCGGTGCGCAATCGCGCGAGATGTTCAACGTGGAATCGGTGGAAGTCATCAAGGGGCCGTCGGGCGCATATGAAGGGCGTGGCTCGGCCGGCGGGGCGATCAACATCGTCTCGAAGGCGCCCAAGCTGGAGCACTTCACCGAAGGCACAGTGTCGGTAGGCAACGCCGCGTACAAGCGCGCCACGGCCGATGGCAACTACCAGATCGGCGAGCACGCGGCCTTCCGCCTGAACGCGATGTATCACGACGCCGGCACGCCCGGCCGTGACGTGACGAGCTTCAGCCGCTGGGGCATCGCGCCGTCCATCGCCTTCGGGCTGGGCACGCCCACGCGCGCCACGCTGTCGTACTACCACCTGCAGTCGAACGACACGCCGGACACCGGCATCCCCTACAACAACGGCACGTTCAACCGCCGCACCGATGGCCGCCCGCAACTGTTCGCACCCGGCGACGGCTCGCCGGTGGGTGTCGGCCGCAACACCTACTACGGCCTGGGCCGCGACTTCCGCCGTGACCGCGTCGACATGGGCACGTTCTCGCTGGAGCACGATGTGTCCAGCGCGCTGAAGCTGCGCAACACCACGCGCATCGCGCGCACCAGCCAGGACTATGTCTGGACACAGCCCGACGACAGCCAGGGCAACATCTACTACGGCATGGTCTGGCGCCGCGCCAACACGCGCTACTCGGTGGCCAACACCGTCGCCAACCAAACGGAAGCGACCGGCAAGTTCGAGACCGGCGGCTTCAAGCACAGCTACGCAGCAGGCCTGGAGTTCTCGCGCGAGCACAGCAGCAACGACACCTACAACGTCCCGACCGGCAGCAACCGCTGCCCGAACGGGATCGGCGCGGCCGGCGGCTACAACTGCACGAGCCTGTTCAACCCGAACCCGAACGACCCGTGGACGGGCAACATCACGCTCGCCAACAACCCGGCCGAGACCACGGTGCGCACGCAATCGGCGTACGTGTTCGACACGATCGAGCTGTCGCCGCGCTGGCAGATCAACGGCGGCCTGCGCTTTGATCGCTACTCGGCATCGGCCACCACGTCGGCTGATGCGAAGGGCGTGCGCTCCAGCTTCTCGCGGGACGACAACCTGCTGAACTACCAGCTCGGCCTCGTCTTCAAGCCTGCGCAGAACGGCAGCATCTACGTAGCGTATGGCACGTCGTCCACGCCGTCGGGCTCCGTAGCCGGCCAGGGTGCCGATGGCAGCGCGCTCACGCCAGACCGCTCCGGCAACCGCGGCGACGTGCTCGCCCCCGAGAAGAACCGCGCCTACGAACTCGGCACCAAGTGGAACGTACTGGACAACAAGCTGGCACTCACCGCCGCCATCTTCCGCATCGAAACCACCAACGCACGCATCGTGCTGCAGGACGGCACCGCCGCCATGGCCGGCAACAAGCGCGTGGACGGCTTCGAGCTGGGCTGGTCGGGTGCGCTCACCAACAAGTGGCAGGTGTTTGGCGGCTACACGTACCTGAAGAGCGAGCTGCGCAACAACGGCGGCTCGGGCTCGGCCTTCGGCGCCACCAATGGCACCGAATTCCCCAACACGCCCAAGAGCAGCCTCAGCCTGTGGACCACCTACCAGCCGATGCCGAAGTTCACGCTGGGCGGCGGTGCGTACTACGTCTCGAAGGTGTGGGGCAGCGCCAACCCTGCCAACCCGAAGTGGGTGCCGGCCTACTGGCGCTTTGATGCAATGGCCTCGTACCGCATCGACAAGCACATGAACCTGCAGTTGAACGTGCAGAACCTGTTCGACAAGAAGTACTACAACCAGGCGTACGCATCGCACTACGCATCGCTCGCACCGGGGCGCGCGGCGATCCTGACGCTGGGTATCCGGTACTGA
- a CDS encoding enoyl-CoA hydratase/isomerase family protein has translation MSTDPELLIEQRGQALWLTIQREERRNAINGAVLEALTAALADASRNTAVRAVVLTGAGTRAFCAGADLQSGQSFRFDYSQPHQGLADLFRQARRCTVPLIARVNGACMAGGMGLLAMCDMAVASRSAMFGLPEVKVGLFPAQVLAVLQHQLPRRVLNELCLTGEPMSANRALAAGLINDVAEPEALDAAVDALLARLLDKSPSAIRRGLYTLKQVEHLSFEQAMAFTESQIGLFALTEDAQEGQAAFREKRAPNWTAR, from the coding sequence GTGAGCACGGACCCGGAACTCCTCATCGAGCAGCGCGGCCAGGCGCTGTGGTTGACCATTCAGCGCGAAGAGCGCCGCAACGCGATCAACGGCGCGGTGCTCGAAGCACTGACGGCGGCGCTGGCCGATGCCAGCCGCAACACCGCTGTGCGCGCCGTGGTGCTGACCGGGGCTGGCACCCGCGCCTTCTGTGCCGGGGCCGATCTGCAGAGCGGCCAATCCTTCCGCTTCGACTATTCCCAGCCGCACCAGGGCCTGGCGGATCTGTTTCGGCAGGCGCGCCGCTGCACGGTGCCGCTCATCGCGCGGGTGAATGGCGCATGCATGGCCGGTGGCATGGGTTTGCTGGCGATGTGCGACATGGCGGTGGCCAGCCGTAGCGCCATGTTTGGGCTGCCGGAGGTGAAGGTCGGACTGTTCCCGGCGCAGGTGTTGGCCGTGTTGCAGCATCAACTGCCGCGCCGCGTGCTCAACGAGCTGTGTCTGACCGGCGAGCCCATGAGCGCAAACCGCGCCCTCGCTGCCGGCCTGATCAACGACGTGGCCGAGCCCGAAGCGCTCGATGCCGCTGTCGATGCGCTGCTCGCGCGGCTGCTCGATAAATCGCCGTCAGCCATCCGGCGCGGGTTGTACACGCTCAAGCAGGTTGAGCATCTGAGCTTCGAGCAGGCGATGGCTTTTACCGAAAGCCAGATTGGCCTGTTTGCACTGACCGAGGACGCACAGGAAGGGCAGGCCGCCTTCCGCGAGAAGCGCGCCCCCAACTGGACGGCCCGCTGA
- a CDS encoding acyclic terpene utilization AtuA family protein, with protein MRKDTVSIGGASGFWGDSVTGPMQLVASGRIDFLVFDYLAELTMSLLASARMKNAELGYATDFVSVAMRAVLKDALAQNIRIIANAGGVNPRGCATALQALADELGVSVRIAVVEGDDVMPLLPALRDEGVRELQSGRPLPDKVVSANVYLGALPIKAALDAGAQVVITGRCVDSAVTLGALMHTFDWPADDYDRLAAGSLAGHILECGCQGAGGLHTDWESVPDWAHSGYPIVECRGDGSFVVSKPEGTGGLVMPATVGEQLLYEIGDPARYVLPDVVCDFTQVTMTQAGEHRVAVQGARGRAPTPDYKVSATYADGYRATGQLTIVGIDADRKAHRTAEAILERTRGLFRKLGLPDYSATHIETLGSAYLFGPHQPSVPRFESVMWLAVAHPNKQALELFAREIAPAGTSWAPGTTGAGGRPSVVPAVKQYAFLIDKARVQPRVTLLGGESFDVAVPTGGAPLEASTAATVTDALPSGPTREVPLIELAYARSGDKGDTSNIGVIARRPEDLPLLRAQLTEDAVAAYLAHVVKGSVTRYDLPGIHALNFVCEQALGGGGMASLRNDPLGKGMAQVLLTMPVRVPVDHP; from the coding sequence ATGCGCAAAGACACGGTTTCCATCGGCGGTGCCAGTGGGTTCTGGGGCGACAGTGTTACCGGGCCGATGCAACTGGTCGCCTCCGGTCGCATCGACTTCCTCGTCTTCGATTACCTAGCCGAACTGACCATGTCGCTGCTGGCCAGCGCGCGCATGAAGAACGCCGAGCTGGGTTATGCGACCGACTTCGTGAGCGTGGCGATGCGTGCGGTGCTCAAGGACGCGCTGGCGCAGAACATCCGCATCATCGCCAACGCGGGCGGCGTGAACCCGCGCGGGTGTGCAACCGCGCTGCAAGCCCTGGCCGATGAGCTGGGCGTGAGCGTGCGCATTGCCGTGGTGGAGGGCGACGACGTGATGCCGTTGCTGCCCGCGCTGCGCGACGAAGGCGTGCGCGAGCTGCAAAGCGGCCGTCCGCTGCCCGACAAGGTGGTGAGCGCCAATGTGTACTTGGGCGCCTTGCCGATCAAGGCGGCGCTCGATGCCGGCGCGCAGGTGGTCATCACCGGACGATGTGTCGACAGCGCGGTCACGCTCGGCGCGTTGATGCATACGTTCGACTGGCCGGCGGATGACTACGACCGGCTCGCCGCCGGCAGCCTCGCCGGACACATCCTCGAATGCGGCTGCCAGGGGGCCGGAGGTTTGCACACCGACTGGGAATCCGTGCCCGACTGGGCGCACAGCGGCTACCCCATCGTCGAGTGTCGTGGCGATGGCAGCTTTGTCGTCAGCAAGCCGGAAGGCACCGGCGGGTTGGTGATGCCTGCCACGGTGGGTGAGCAGTTGCTGTACGAGATCGGCGACCCTGCGCGCTATGTACTGCCCGATGTCGTCTGCGATTTCACACAGGTGACGATGACGCAGGCCGGCGAGCACCGCGTTGCAGTGCAGGGTGCGCGCGGCCGTGCCCCCACACCCGACTACAAGGTGAGCGCCACCTACGCCGACGGCTACCGCGCCACTGGTCAGCTCACCATCGTCGGCATCGATGCAGACCGCAAGGCGCATCGCACAGCCGAGGCGATCCTGGAACGCACGCGCGGCCTGTTCCGCAAGCTCGGCCTGCCCGACTACAGCGCCACGCACATCGAGACGCTCGGCTCGGCCTACCTGTTCGGGCCGCATCAACCAAGCGTGCCGCGTTTTGAATCGGTGATGTGGCTGGCCGTTGCGCACCCGAACAAGCAAGCGCTCGAACTGTTCGCGCGCGAGATCGCGCCGGCCGGCACATCGTGGGCACCTGGCACGACCGGCGCGGGTGGGCGGCCGAGCGTCGTTCCTGCCGTCAAGCAATACGCTTTCCTGATCGACAAGGCACGCGTGCAGCCGCGCGTGACCTTGCTCGGCGGCGAGAGCTTCGATGTGGCTGTACCGACGGGCGGCGCGCCATTGGAAGCCTCAACCGCCGCGACGGTGACGGACGCACTGCCGAGCGGCCCAACACGTGAAGTCCCGCTCATCGAACTCGCCTACGCTCGTAGCGGTGACAAGGGCGACACCTCCAACATCGGCGTCATCGCACGCCGGCCGGAAGACCTGCCGCTGCTGCGCGCACAGCTGACTGAGGACGCCGTAGCCGCTTACCTTGCACACGTTGTGAAGGGTTCCGTGACACGCTACGACCTGCCCGGCATTCACGCCCTTAACTTTGTCTGCGAGCAGGCGCTGGGCGGCGGTGGCATGGCCTCGCTGCGCAACGACCCGCTAGGCAAGGGCATGGCGCAGGTGCTGTTGACGATGCCGGTGCGCGTGCCGGTCGATCACCCCTAA